The following coding sequences are from one Methanosarcina sp. WWM596 window:
- a CDS encoding DUF3656 domain-containing protein yields the protein MKPAKPELLAPAGGMEALMAAVENGADAVYLGARAFSARGYASNFSEEELEKAIDYAHLRGVKIYVTVNTLLKEGEIESALRLLSRLREMGTDAIIIQDLGLISLSRKYLPDLPLHASTQMTLHNSEGVAFVKELGFERVVLSREASLEDIRIIKEKNDVEIEVFVHGALCISYSGQCLLSSLIGGRSGNRGYCAQPCRKKYRLYCEGKQIKTSGSYLLSPKDLNTTSGLGALIEAGIESFKIEGRMKRPEYVAGVVRVYRRLIDRYLKNPSDYSVSEEEQETLTQLFNRGFTSGYFFGNPRGKLMSRENPHNRGIPAGTVVNYDRRTKRIRVKLSNSLRLGDGVMVENAETRPEDKGRIISSMYTERGPVYNAGRGEVIELPFDSRAPSGSAVYRTHDKKLMDSLKKESEAGALRPKIPLFLTATIALGKPARLEIKDSDSNTVTVESEYLVEKAEKLPTSKARVEKQLIKLGNTLYEAAELNVSVEEDIFIPVGQLNDLRTKAVLQLENLRVSKWKRKPLENLQFLASGEKKAKKIEITGETEEIEITGETNEIKAQKLSGKPLLSVTVYSPEGLEGALAGGADCVYFGERLVRRPKAAGKEKKSDEEDASRKNLDSIYESAVLKARAAGRKIYFNTPKIVKDSEMKMVEELLSRVEKFGADGVLVSNLGTFNLAKEKQIPCIADSPLNIYNGYTFALFLQKGAERAVLSPELTLEELKEVAFYGPAECIVHGRLELMESEHCLVGGLLGKDGGQCSAPCASGNFTLVDEKNYEFPLLMDYQCRTHLLNSRSLCMLEYVPAIIESGVSSLRIETSGMDNVEEIRKITGKYRKAIDAFYERKRTKEKCEDFGKGFTTGHYFRGVQ from the coding sequence ATGAAGCCTGCAAAACCTGAACTGCTGGCTCCAGCCGGCGGCATGGAAGCCCTTATGGCAGCCGTAGAAAACGGAGCCGATGCTGTGTATCTCGGAGCCAGGGCTTTTAGTGCTCGGGGATATGCATCTAATTTTTCAGAAGAAGAGCTTGAGAAAGCTATTGATTATGCCCATCTCAGGGGCGTAAAAATATACGTAACCGTAAACACTTTGCTCAAGGAAGGGGAAATCGAAAGTGCCCTTAGACTACTCTCCCGCTTGAGAGAAATGGGAACAGATGCAATTATCATTCAGGACCTGGGGCTGATTTCTCTTTCAAGAAAATATCTGCCTGATCTTCCCCTGCATGCAAGCACGCAGATGACTCTGCACAACAGTGAAGGGGTTGCTTTTGTAAAGGAGCTGGGATTCGAAAGAGTAGTCCTTTCACGGGAAGCTTCGCTCGAAGATATAAGAATAATAAAAGAAAAAAATGATGTAGAGATAGAGGTTTTCGTACATGGGGCCCTCTGCATTTCCTATTCTGGTCAGTGCCTCCTGAGTAGTCTTATAGGGGGAAGGAGCGGAAACAGAGGGTACTGCGCTCAGCCGTGCCGTAAAAAGTACAGACTTTACTGTGAAGGAAAACAGATTAAAACCAGCGGCAGTTATCTTCTAAGCCCGAAGGACCTTAACACGACCTCAGGCCTTGGAGCCCTTATAGAAGCAGGGATCGAATCTTTTAAAATTGAGGGCAGGATGAAAAGGCCGGAATATGTTGCAGGCGTTGTCAGGGTCTACCGTCGCTTGATCGACAGGTACCTGAAAAACCCTTCAGATTATTCGGTTTCCGAAGAGGAGCAGGAAACCCTTACCCAGCTTTTTAACCGCGGCTTTACTTCGGGCTACTTTTTTGGAAATCCGCGTGGAAAACTCATGAGCCGGGAAAACCCCCACAACCGTGGGATTCCAGCAGGTACGGTTGTCAATTATGACAGGCGCACAAAGCGTATTCGTGTAAAACTTTCAAACTCCCTTCGCCTGGGAGATGGGGTAATGGTTGAAAACGCCGAGACCAGGCCTGAGGATAAAGGAAGAATCATTTCCTCGATGTATACTGAAAGGGGGCCTGTATACAATGCAGGGAGAGGGGAAGTCATAGAGCTCCCCTTTGATTCGAGGGCACCATCAGGAAGCGCGGTTTACAGAACACATGACAAGAAGCTTATGGATTCCCTTAAAAAAGAAAGTGAAGCCGGAGCCCTGAGGCCAAAAATTCCCTTATTTCTCACCGCAACTATCGCCCTGGGTAAACCTGCCAGGCTCGAGATAAAGGATAGCGATTCAAATACAGTGACAGTTGAATCCGAATATCTGGTAGAGAAAGCAGAAAAGCTGCCAACTTCAAAAGCCCGGGTAGAAAAACAGCTTATCAAACTTGGAAATACTCTTTATGAGGCAGCAGAACTTAATGTGAGTGTAGAAGAGGATATTTTTATACCCGTGGGGCAGCTGAACGACCTGAGAACAAAAGCGGTCTTGCAGCTTGAAAACTTGCGCGTATCAAAGTGGAAGCGAAAGCCTTTAGAAAATCTGCAGTTCCTCGCATCCGGAGAAAAAAAGGCAAAAAAAATAGAGATCACAGGGGAAACAGAAGAAATAGAGATCACAGGGGAAACAAACGAAATAAAAGCCCAAAAACTTTCGGGAAAGCCCCTGCTCTCAGTTACTGTGTATTCTCCTGAAGGGCTTGAAGGAGCTCTTGCAGGCGGAGCAGACTGCGTTTACTTCGGAGAGAGACTTGTCAGAAGGCCGAAAGCAGCCGGAAAAGAGAAAAAATCCGATGAGGAAGACGCTTCCAGAAAGAATCTTGATTCTATTTATGAAAGCGCTGTTCTGAAAGCCAGAGCTGCAGGCAGAAAAATCTATTTTAATACTCCTAAAATAGTGAAGGACTCCGAAATGAAAATGGTAGAAGAACTTCTCTCCCGTGTGGAAAAGTTCGGAGCTGACGGTGTCCTTGTTTCAAATCTCGGGACGTTTAACCTCGCAAAAGAAAAACAGATCCCGTGTATTGCAGACAGTCCTCTGAATATCTATAACGGCTATACCTTTGCCCTCTTTTTGCAGAAAGGGGCAGAAAGGGCTGTACTTTCTCCCGAATTAACGCTTGAAGAGCTCAAAGAAGTAGCTTTTTACGGACCTGCCGAATGCATTGTCCATGGTCGCCTTGAACTGATGGAATCTGAACACTGCCTCGTAGGCGGGTTGCTCGGGAAAGACGGAGGTCAGTGCAGTGCTCCCTGTGCCTCAGGAAACTTTACGCTGGTAGATGAGAAGAACTATGAATTTCCTCTGCTCATGGACTACCAGTGCAGGACTCACCTCCTGAACTCAAGATCTCTCTGCATGCTTGAATATGTCCCTGCAATTATCGAAAGTGGAGTTTCAAGTCTGAGAATCGAGACTTCTGGAATGGACAATGTAGAAGAAATCAGGAAAATTACAGGGAAATACAGGAAAGCGATTGACGCATTTTATGAGAGAAAGAGAACAAAGGAAAAATGTGAGGATTTCGGGAAAGGTTTTACCACAGGGCATTATTTCAGAGGCGTGCAGTAA
- a CDS encoding nucleoside 2-deoxyribosyltransferase, whose protein sequence is MEKKKIAERQSPKIFLSGSIRGGRQLLETYRFMYDALEEAGAKVLSWHVADPALEETESKMTEQEIYDRDMGLLAKSDALIAEVTVPSTGVGYEICRALDRKIPVLCLYRPEAAVSAMVLGNPDPSLEVRTYSNEAALKEIIVKFFRFL, encoded by the coding sequence ATGGAAAAAAAGAAAATCGCAGAACGGCAGAGTCCAAAAATTTTTCTGTCAGGTTCGATTCGGGGAGGTAGACAGCTTCTTGAGACATATCGATTTATGTACGACGCCCTCGAAGAAGCAGGAGCCAAAGTACTCAGCTGGCATGTTGCAGATCCCGCTCTGGAAGAAACTGAATCAAAAATGACTGAACAGGAGATCTATGATAGAGATATGGGTCTGCTTGCAAAAAGCGATGCGCTGATTGCAGAGGTGACAGTACCATCTACGGGGGTGGGCTATGAAATATGCAGGGCGCTTGACCGGAAAATTCCCGTGCTCTGCCTGTACAGGCCCGAAGCGGCAGTCTCTGCAATGGTGCTCGGGAACCCGGATCCTTCACTGGAGGTAAGGACTTATTCAAACGAGGCAGCACTTAAGGAAATTATTGTGAAATTTTTCCGGTTTCTCTGA
- a CDS encoding pro-sigmaK processing inhibitor BofA family protein: MVVGVPEISVLILAAVAAFVLYKVLKTATSLAINAVLGILTLIVAKFLLGLEIAITWVAVLVCAIGGIFGALVIIVLNYLKLAFL, encoded by the coding sequence ATGGTAGTTGGAGTTCCCGAGATTTCAGTATTAATTCTGGCAGCTGTAGCGGCTTTTGTGCTGTACAAAGTCCTCAAAACTGCCACCAGCCTTGCAATAAATGCAGTGCTTGGGATCTTAACCCTGATCGTAGCAAAGTTTTTGTTAGGACTTGAAATTGCAATCACCTGGGTAGCAGTTCTGGTCTGCGCAATAGGAGGAATTTTCGGAGCCCTTGTAATAATTGTGCTTAATTACCTTAAGCTAGCCTTTTTATGA
- a CDS encoding class I SAM-dependent methyltransferase, which produces MKPDEYGKRSMNVETDNGQVIKGMGFPDPLIPGKVGIEDLDASKDMEMPVKKPAGSSKTGSSKTSSSKKHFLAWDKEYAHLKWGGPASIRNLQTYLALEARVLDAGSGNGRYLGELSRHYNTFGTDISLTALRSSRAQLSRSGRFAEHLGASVHALPFKPRSFDGILCYGVLQHLFKEEREAAVREFFRLLCSGGFIFFEAFGCKDMRCGGEPSSPFEEKTFIRQNGIIYHYFTEEEVKRLFCGFEVLKLENATKEKIFRGKSYQRHMFRGVFRKL; this is translated from the coding sequence ATGAAACCAGATGAATATGGGAAAAGATCGATGAATGTAGAAACCGACAATGGGCAGGTTATAAAGGGTATGGGATTTCCGGACCCCTTGATTCCTGGCAAGGTTGGAATAGAAGATCTGGATGCATCAAAGGATATGGAAATGCCGGTGAAAAAACCTGCAGGCTCTTCAAAAACAGGCTCTTCAAAGACAAGCTCTTCAAAAAAACATTTCCTCGCCTGGGACAAGGAATATGCCCACCTCAAATGGGGGGGCCCTGCGTCTATCCGGAACTTGCAGACTTATCTTGCGCTAGAAGCAAGAGTCCTGGATGCAGGCTCAGGAAACGGAAGGTATCTTGGGGAGCTTTCAAGGCACTACAATACTTTCGGGACTGATATCTCTTTAACTGCCCTTAGAAGTTCCCGTGCGCAGCTTTCAAGGAGTGGCAGGTTTGCAGAACATCTTGGGGCAAGTGTGCATGCCCTTCCTTTCAAACCCAGGTCATTTGACGGGATTCTCTGTTACGGTGTGCTCCAGCACCTTTTTAAAGAGGAGCGAGAAGCTGCTGTCAGGGAATTCTTCCGACTTCTCTGCTCCGGCGGTTTTATTTTTTTTGAGGCTTTCGGCTGTAAAGATATGCGCTGCGGAGGAGAGCCTTCAAGCCCATTTGAAGAAAAGACTTTTATCCGGCAAAACGGGATAATTTATCATTATTTTACTGAAGAAGAGGTAAAGAGACTTTTCTGTGGATTTGAAGTTCTTAAACTGGAAAATGCAACAAAAGAGAAAATTTTTAGAGGGAAATCTTATCAACGGCATATGTTCAGGGGAGTTTTCCGGAAACTTTGA
- the lysS gene encoding lysine--tRNA ligase, giving the protein MADTIHWADVIAEDVLNKSGKHLVATGITPSGHIHIGNMREVVTADAAYRALLDRGSDARFIYIADNYDPLRKVYPFLPESYAEHVGKPISEVPCPCGECANYAEHFLKPFLEALRRLGINPEVFRADEMYRSGLYTEAIKTALVKRNEIAKILEEVSGKTVAEDWSPFNPRCNECGKITTTKVTGFDLEAETVDYVCACGHSGKVPMAGGGKLTWRVDWPARWAVLGVTVEPFGKDHASRGGSYDTGKRIVRDIYGHEPPHPIVYEWIMLGKQGAMSSSTGVVVSISDMLEVVPPEVLRYLIIRTKPEKHIQFDPGQPLLTMVDEYERLREKFRKNDPSLGDFEKRIYELSRATGICHPEIPFKQMVTIYQVARGDFDQVLKIVKRSGFSIEDKKCIRELVDNVSRWLELYAPPFARFSVKEKVPVQAATLSELQKVFLGAFADLIEAKEEISGEEYHMLVYSAKEEGSELSKLIAEKLNAPVPQVNPKDLFKAIYTSILGQSSGPKAGWFLSSFEKDFLISRFRETSTYIPEKRM; this is encoded by the coding sequence ATGGCTGACACAATTCACTGGGCAGACGTCATAGCCGAAGACGTATTAAATAAGAGTGGCAAGCATCTTGTTGCCACAGGAATCACTCCCTCCGGACATATTCATATAGGCAATATGAGGGAGGTTGTAACTGCTGATGCTGCTTACAGGGCCCTCCTTGATAGGGGGTCAGATGCCCGTTTTATCTATATTGCCGACAACTACGACCCTCTGCGCAAGGTTTACCCTTTCCTCCCTGAAAGTTATGCTGAGCATGTGGGAAAACCAATTTCAGAGGTTCCCTGCCCATGCGGGGAGTGTGCAAACTATGCCGAGCATTTCCTGAAACCTTTCCTTGAAGCCTTAAGGCGCCTGGGCATCAATCCCGAGGTCTTCAGGGCTGATGAAATGTACAGGTCAGGACTGTATACTGAAGCAATAAAAACCGCCCTTGTGAAAAGGAATGAAATTGCAAAGATCCTTGAAGAGGTCTCGGGAAAAACAGTTGCAGAAGATTGGAGCCCTTTCAATCCCCGCTGTAACGAGTGCGGGAAAATCACGACCACGAAGGTCACGGGTTTTGACCTGGAAGCCGAAACTGTGGACTATGTCTGTGCCTGCGGTCACTCAGGGAAGGTGCCAATGGCAGGAGGAGGGAAACTCACCTGGAGAGTGGACTGGCCTGCCCGCTGGGCTGTCCTCGGGGTAACTGTAGAACCCTTCGGAAAAGACCATGCCTCAAGAGGCGGCTCCTATGATACCGGAAAGCGAATAGTAAGGGATATCTACGGGCACGAGCCACCCCACCCTATCGTCTATGAGTGGATAATGCTCGGAAAGCAGGGGGCGATGTCTTCCTCAACGGGAGTGGTCGTCTCGATTTCGGATATGCTTGAGGTGGTGCCTCCGGAAGTCCTGCGCTACCTGATCATCCGCACAAAACCTGAAAAACATATCCAGTTCGACCCCGGACAGCCTCTCCTCACCATGGTAGATGAATACGAGCGGCTCAGGGAAAAATTCCGGAAAAATGATCCCTCCCTGGGGGACTTTGAAAAGAGAATTTACGAGCTCTCCAGGGCAACCGGTATCTGCCACCCGGAAATTCCTTTCAAGCAAATGGTGACAATCTACCAGGTTGCCAGGGGGGATTTCGATCAGGTGCTGAAGATCGTAAAACGGTCAGGCTTTTCAATTGAAGATAAAAAGTGTATAAGAGAACTTGTAGATAATGTATCCAGATGGCTTGAACTCTATGCCCCGCCTTTTGCCAGGTTCAGTGTAAAAGAGAAGGTGCCTGTGCAGGCAGCAACTCTTTCGGAACTCCAGAAAGTTTTCCTAGGGGCTTTCGCAGACCTTATCGAAGCGAAAGAGGAAATTAGCGGAGAGGAATACCATATGCTGGTCTATTCTGCAAAAGAAGAAGGTTCTGAGCTGAGCAAGCTGATCGCGGAAAAGTTAAATGCACCGGTTCCGCAGGTGAACCCGAAAGACCTTTTCAAAGCTATTTACACCTCAATTCTCGGGCAGAGCTCGGGTCCGAAAGCCGGCTGGTTCTTATCTTCTTTTGAGAAGGACTTCCTGATATCCCGGTTCAGGGAAACTTCAACATACATCCCTGAAAAACGCATGTGA